A stretch of DNA from Dokdonia sp. PRO95:
ACACCATCATTATCATCATCTAGATCACAGCTATCACTAACACCATCACCGTCATTATCTGGATTACCAGATGCTAGTGCATCACACGGATCTGGAAGAAATGTTAACACTGCTGATCTATTTTCGGACACACAAACATTCTCATCATGACTAACAACAACAAAATAATCAGTATTGTTTAATCCAGAAGAGTCATTAACTGTTAAAGTATTTGTGTCTGCGCCACTATAATTAGTATCTCCAGGAGCAATAGGCACTCCTGAAAAATCCGGATCACCTAGATACCATTGATATCTTAAACCTCCATCCGCATTACCAGGAACACTATAAGTAGGTGAACCACCGCTATAAAACGTAGCTTCATCTGCACTAGCTGATACTGTAAAGCTCACAGAATCACCCTCAAACACAGTTTGATCCATAGGGTTACCAGCAGCAACATTAACTTGAACCGCATTCAGCTCATTTCCACTAAGCCCATTATACCCTCCAGCTACCGACCCAGAACCTGTGACACGGCCAGCACCATCAACAGTTGTTGGCAGCACACCAAGTATTCCATCGCCATCAGGATCTAATCCACCAGACTCTAAAACATCACTACAGCCATCACCATCACTATCATTATCAAAACAATTTGCAACACCATCACCATCTGTATCAAAAGGAGCATCTGTGGTAAATCTAAAACTATCTATTCCGTGAAAATCTGTACCTCCAGTTAATAAGGGATTTGCAGAATTATCAAAAACAGACGTCCTCCTTATTTCAACTTGACTTACTGCCTCACGCCCTATAAAACCAATAAAATTTTCAGTATTCTCACCCTGCAATACGTCACCCAAAGGAACTCCCTGATCACTAAAAACAGGGTAAAGACCTGTAATTCCTGCATTCATAGACAACTCAGGTCCCAACTGATATACAAGAACACCATCTACATAAACCTCCCAAGTATCAGTAAAGATCTCATCTCCATGATCATTAAAGTCAATCAAATCGAAGCCAAATGCATAAACTGGCGTTGTAAAGTTTATAACAGTCGAAAACACTAAATTTTGATCTGCCTCTAAATTCGCAGTACCTGGATTAACACCCAAAGTTCGCGTATCACTACCTGACGCCCAAGCTCCATTATTAGTAGGAAAAACACTATAAGGATTTGCCACAGGATTAGCAGCATCGTTAAACCCACTAACAGTTCCGTTTGAAAATGTGGTACTCGTTAAATTAAGCTCACTCTGTATGCTCGCCCCAGTGCCGGTAACAGCCACATCCCAGCCGGTTTCAGAAAAACCTAAGCCGTTTGTATTTCCTCCAATAGTAAAAACCTGCTTACCACCTAAAGTAGTATAAACAATTGCATCAGATTGTACTGCCCCACCAGTAGGAACGACAAACGGACACTCTAAATCATCCAAGATTCCATCATTATCATCATCTTCATCCACAGTATTAGACACCAGGTCACCATCACAATCTGTAGCAGTACCCACACATTGACCATACAAGGAAGATGTAAAACAACCAAATACCGCAATTAGGACAAGTATCTTCTTTGAGATAATTGACAATTGCAACTTTTCAATCTGTCCGGAAGGAATAGTAATTTTTCCCATATATATAAATTATAACTTAATTCAACTTTTAATACAACCTGAGGCCTTAACAAACATCAGATATCATTTTCTTTTCTGCGTTATCTCAATGTGAAATTAAAGTCAAAAATAACACACTTACGTTTGCACAAACAAAATTAGAATTTTATACCAATACAGTGTTAAAAATAAACACTTAATCGATTAAATTTAACCATTAGTAGATATTCTACATGTATATTTCGATGAAATGCGCGTTTGTGTCGACGAATGACACAGAAAGCACATAAACACAAACGTCTTTATATCAGTCTTTTACGAAATGTAACGAATTAAAAACATCAAACTTACCGACAATTCCTACAACAGACACTCAATCAGACTATTATTTTTCTAAAAAACAAAGGTTAGATCTCACAGAGAATAGCTCAAAAAAGTTTGAAAAAAATCTAAAAAACCCTTTGCCAAAAGAAGAAAAAGATTAAATTTGCATCCGCTACGAGAAATAGCGTCGTTCTTACAGAATGTAATGCGAAAGTAGCTCAGGGGTAGAGCATCACCTTGCCAAGGTGGGGGTCGCGAGTTCAAATCTCGTCTTTCGCTCTAGTTTGAAATTATAACGCTTTCGCGAAAGCGTATTATAAAAATAAATACCAATTTTTTTCACATTTGTGAAAATGCTCGAGTGGTGGAATTGGTAGACACGTTGGACTTAAAATCCAATGTCCATTAGGACGTACGGGTTCAAGTCCCGTCTCGAGTACAAAAGGCTTCCATTAGGAAGCCTTTTCTATTTTATAGCTATAGCGTTTAATTAATCTCCTAAGAAGTAGCGCCACCTTTCTTTTTAACAAGCATTCTCTTTATCTCATTGAGCTTCATAAGCGCCTCTACTGGTGTAAGTGTGTCAATATCTATATGCAAAATCTCCTCTTTAATATCTTCTAGCAATGGATCATCTAGATTAAAAAAGCTAAGCTGCATTTCTTCATCTCCCGCTTCTTTAATCTTACCTGTAAGCTCTTCACTTCCATGGGATTTTTCTAGCTTCTCCATCATTTTAGTAGCCCTACGCAATACTTGCTGCGGCATTCCCGCCATTTTTGCTACATGAATACCAAAACTGTGGGCGCTACCACCCGGAACTAGTTTCCTTAAAAACAATACATTGTTCTTAAGCTCTTTTACAGAGACATTGTAGTTCTTGATGCGTTCAAATGTCTCACACATTTCATTAAGCTCATGATAATGCGTTGCAAAAAGCGTTTTAGGCCTCCCCGGATGCTCATGTAAAAACTCACTGATAGCCCAGGCAATCGATATCCCATCATAGGTACTGGTACCACGTCCTATCTCATCTAGCAAGACTAAACTGCGATCACTTAAATTATTAAGTATACTCGCCGTCTCATTCATCTCTACCATAAAGGTACTTTCACCCATAGAGATATTATCACTCGCCCCTACTCTTGTAAAGATTTTATCTACAAGACCTATATGAGCCGCCTGAGCTGGCACAAAACTTCCCATTTGTGCTAGTAAGACTATCAATGCCGTTTGTCTCAAGATAGCACTCTTACCAGACATGTTAGGCCCAGTGATCATAATCATTTGCTGGTCATCTCTATCTAAAAAGACATCATTAGTCACGTAAGCCTCACCCAGTGGTAGCTGCTTTTCTATCACAGGGTGTCGCCCCTCTTTTATATCAATTACCTGCGACTCGTCTAGTGTAGGTCTTACATAATTATTTTCCATGGCTAACTGTGTAAATCCCAACAAACAATCTAGCTGTGCAATTTGAGAAGCATTAGCCTGCACTTGAGGAATAAAACTACTCATCCAGCCTACTAGTGCAACAAAAAGTTGTTGCTCTATCGCTTGGATACGCTCTTCGGCTCCTAGAATTTTACCTTCGTACTCCTTAAGTTCCTCTGTTATGTATCGCTCTGCATTAACAAGCGTTTGTTTTCTTATCCACTCCTCTGGCACCTTGTCACGATGGGTATTGCGCACCTCTATATAGTATCCAAAAACGTTATTAGAAGCTATCTTAAGCGATGTGATTCCCGTGCGCTTAGTCTCGCGCTCTAGCATCTGCTCTAGATAATCTTTACCTCCTTGCGACAACGCTCTTAACTCATCTAGTTCGTTATGAAAGCCCGCAGCGATTGCCCCACCCTTTACAATAGATACTGGAGCGTCTTCAGTCAGAGTTTCTTTTATTTTATCACGCAGCACTGCACAATCTTGAAGCTGCTCCCCTATTATTTTGAGAGATTCATTATCCGTACTAAGCGCTAGTCCTTTAATAGGAACAATAGCTTCGAGAGAATTTTTAAGCTGTATAACCTCTCGCGGACTAATCTTACCAGTAGCAACCTTACTTATGAGACGCTCTAAATCTCCTATTTTTTTAATGTTGGCCTGTATTTTATCAAATATTTCTCCATTTTCTGAGAGAAAAGTAACCACCTCATGACGACGTTCAATCTCATCGAGGCGCTTGAGAGGCAATGCCAGCCATCGTTTAAGCAAACGACCTCCCATAGCCGAAGTGGTCTTGTCTATTATATCTATTAACGTAACAGATTTTACTCCAGAAGCTGAGTTATACAACTCTAGATTTCTTATGGTAAAACGATCCATCCACACGTAATCATCTGCGGCAATACGGCTTATTCTCGTGATATGCTGTAGCTTGTGATGCTGTGTTTCTCCTAAATAATGAAGCGCTGCACCAGCCGCAACCACCCCTTCTGAAAGATGCTCTACCCCAAACCCTTTTAAAGAATTTACATCAAAGTGCTTATGAAGAGATTCTGTAGCATAGTCTATATGAAATACCCAATCTTCTTGGTAAAAAGTATGATAATCTGGGCCATATGCTTCTAAAAATAATTTCTTCTGCTTTTTACAGACTAACAGCTCGCTAGGAGCAAAATTTTGCAATAATTTATCTACATAAGCTACATCTCCTTGTGCAGTAAGATACTCACCAGTAGACACGTCTAAAAAAGCGACACCTACCTTTTCTTTATTAAAAAAAACAGCACCAAGGAAATTATTTGTCTTTGCCGAAAGAATATCATCATTCATTGCAACTCCTGGTGTCACAAGCTCTGTCACCCCTCGCTTTACTATTTTCTTAGTCTGCTTTGGATCTTCTAGTTGATCACAAATAGCTACTCTACAACCTGCTTTTACAAGCTTAGGCAAGTAAGTATTTAAAGAATGATGTGGGAAGCCCGCAAGCTCCGTTCGATCACCACCATTATTTCGACTCGTTAATGTTATGTTGAGAATAGCAGCTGCTTTTACAGCATCTTCTCCAAAGGTTTCATAAAAATCTCCTACTCTAAAAAGCAACAAAGCATCTGGGTATTTTGTTTTAATACCATTGTATTGCTGCATTAAGGGGGTCACTTTTTTCTTAGCCAAATCATTTATTTTAAGAAAAATAAAAGTACGGTATTCTATTGGGTTGGCTTTCTCAAAAATGATTAGACTTTCCTAGTTTTTCCACATTTTATACACACGCTTTCGCGAAAGCGCAAAATAAAGCGTTTTAAGAGCATTTCTCATCACACCCAAGACAAGTGTTTGTCAATTTAAATATTCCTTTTCAAACAAGCCTAAACGAATCCAAATTCAATAGATTTTAGCTATGGATATTTAAATACCGATAACAAATACTGAGGGTAGCTGTTTTTATTGTTAAATCATATAATTCATCTCATTATTCTTTTTGAAAATTAAAAGATACACCCTCAACAAACTTATTATCAAATAATTAATCTCATATGATTTGAAAAGTTCTCAAAAGAAAGCTGATTTATTTGAAGAATTAAGATGACTATTGGCAAATTCGCTTATTTCGTGTAATTTTTAGAAAATTATTAGCATATAGTTAACTATTAGTTAAATAAGTTAAATATTATCCATAATTTGAATTATAAACTAAATCAAATATCAAATGAAACAAAAGTACCCATTACTCAAAATGGTCTATTTCTTGTTATTTTTAATTCCTTGTGCCCTAATGGGACAGTCTGTTGTTACGGGAGTTATTAAAGATGCTGGAAATAACCCAATTCCCTTTGTCAATGTTATTGAAAAAGGAACTTCAAACGGAACTACATCAGATTTTGATGGTAATTACTCGATAACACTAAACGGTAATTCTGGAACCTTAGAATTTTCATACTTAGGGTATGCAACACAAGAACAAACAATTTCAAGTTCACAGACACTGAATGTGACTCTTGAAGAATCATCAGAGTCGCTAGATGAAATAGTAATTTCTGGTCTAGCCTCTTCTGTAAAGAGATCGAATGCTGCAAATGCAGTAGCATCCGTATCAGCAGAGCAAATTACTGGTACCACACCACCACCTACGTTAGATGGGGCTTTGTATGGTAAATTTGCTGGAGCACTCGTGAGTCAGAATTCTGGAGCACCAGGTGGAGGACTTTCTATTAAGCTTCGTGGTGCAACCTCTATCCAAGGTAACACTCAACCGTTATACATTATAGATGGTATCTATGTAGATAATTCATCTATTTCTGCTGGTCTTAATGCAGTTTCTGCCGCATCTGCTGGAGGAAGTGCTTCAAATCAAGATAACCCTACAAACAGAATAGCAGATATAAATCCGGATGATATTGAAAATATTGAAATACTGAAAGGAGCATCTGCTGCAGCAATATATGGTTCTAGAGCTGCTGCCGGGGTTGTTATTATCACAACTAAGAAAGGT
This window harbors:
- the mutS gene encoding DNA mismatch repair protein MutS, with product MAKKKVTPLMQQYNGIKTKYPDALLLFRVGDFYETFGEDAVKAAAILNITLTSRNNGGDRTELAGFPHHSLNTYLPKLVKAGCRVAICDQLEDPKQTKKIVKRGVTELVTPGVAMNDDILSAKTNNFLGAVFFNKEKVGVAFLDVSTGEYLTAQGDVAYVDKLLQNFAPSELLVCKKQKKLFLEAYGPDYHTFYQEDWVFHIDYATESLHKHFDVNSLKGFGVEHLSEGVVAAGAALHYLGETQHHKLQHITRISRIAADDYVWMDRFTIRNLELYNSASGVKSVTLIDIIDKTTSAMGGRLLKRWLALPLKRLDEIERRHEVVTFLSENGEIFDKIQANIKKIGDLERLISKVATGKISPREVIQLKNSLEAIVPIKGLALSTDNESLKIIGEQLQDCAVLRDKIKETLTEDAPVSIVKGGAIAAGFHNELDELRALSQGGKDYLEQMLERETKRTGITSLKIASNNVFGYYIEVRNTHRDKVPEEWIRKQTLVNAERYITEELKEYEGKILGAEERIQAIEQQLFVALVGWMSSFIPQVQANASQIAQLDCLLGFTQLAMENNYVRPTLDESQVIDIKEGRHPVIEKQLPLGEAYVTNDVFLDRDDQQMIMITGPNMSGKSAILRQTALIVLLAQMGSFVPAQAAHIGLVDKIFTRVGASDNISMGESTFMVEMNETASILNNLSDRSLVLLDEIGRGTSTYDGISIAWAISEFLHEHPGRPKTLFATHYHELNEMCETFERIKNYNVSVKELKNNVLFLRKLVPGGSAHSFGIHVAKMAGMPQQVLRRATKMMEKLEKSHGSEELTGKIKEAGDEEMQLSFFNLDDPLLEDIKEEILHIDIDTLTPVEALMKLNEIKRMLVKKKGGATS